CATAATCGAGATGCACTGCTGATCGGCGCAGTTTATCAACATGCCTGTCGAATCGTTCAAATTCAACAAAAAAGTGACTTTCGGGGAAATAACTGTCTATTATCCCAACGCTGTCTGATGGATCGAGCGCTGCCAATAATACATTTCCTGTGTCTTTGATTGCTTTAAGGTGCCTTACAGCGATATAACCACCAACACCGATGATCGCGAATTTTTTTTGATTAGACATTTAGAGGCTGATGTATGTTAATCTATTAATTTTGTTTCTGTAGGTTCCTTTAACATCCATTACGATTCCGTTTTTATCAGAATGTGAAACAAAGTATTCCTCAGGAAGATTAATGTATTCATTATGGGCAACTGCTACAATAATGGCGGCATAATCATTTCCCGGTTTATCACAAAGATGGAATCCGTATTCTTTTTCAAGTTCTTCGGAATTAGCATAGGGATCAATGATTTCAACAACCACGCCATAAGATTTTAATTCGTTCACCACATCGGCAACTTTTGAATTCCTGATGTCGCTTACGTTTTCCTTGAAGGTAGCACCGAGAACCAGTACTTTTGAATTCAGCACATTTTTCCCGGCTTTGATTATTTTTTTTACCACCTCGGTAGCGATGAATTTTCCCATGCCATCATTAACAGCACGGCCTGAGTTGATTACCTGAGCGGCGTGACCGAGTTCGGCTGCCTTAAAAGTAAGGTAATACGGATCAACACCGATGCAATGTCCGCCTACCAGTCCGGGGTAAAATTTGAGAAAGTTCCATTTTGTACCGGCAGCTTCGAGAACTTCATATGTATTGATCTGCATTTTATTGAAGATCATTGACAGTTCGTTCATCAGGGCTATGTTCACATCACGCTGGGTATTTTCAATAATTTTTGCGGCTTCGGCAACTTTTATTGAAGATGCCTTGTAAACGCCTGCTTTTACAACAAGTTCATATACTTTGGCAATTTCTTCAAGTGATTCCTGGTCGCAACCCGATACAATCTTTGTAATTGTAGTAATTGTATGTTCTTTGTCTCCCGGGTTGATTCTTTCAGGCGAATAACCTAATTTGAAATCAACACCGCATTTCAGTCCTGACATTCCTTCGAGAATATCCCGGCATTCTTCATCGGTTGTACCCGGATATACAGTGGATTCATAGACAACGTAGTCGCCTTTTTTAAGCACTTTGGCAACTGAACGTGTTGCGGAAAGCAGGGGATTTAGATCCGGCAGGTTATGCTTATCGATTGGTGTGGGAACGGCTACAATATGAAAGCTAGCCTGTTTGAGCACATCGAGCTGAGTGGTGAACTCAATGTCAGTTCCCTGGAATGCTTCTGCATCCAGTTCATCGCTTGGGTCAACGCCCTTTTTCATCATTTCAATGCGAGGAGCATTGATATCGAAACCCACAACTGAAATCTTTTTTGCAAACGCAAGTGCAATAGGAAGTCCTACATATCCCAGGCCAACAAGGGATAGTTTAGCTTCTTTATTAAGGAGCTTGTCGTAAATACCCATAGTTTTTATTTATAAAGCTGTGAATTAATCAGTTAAAAATAGTTATCGGAATTTATTTTAAACCGAACTCTTTTTTGATTTTATCAACATAGTCCAACTTTTCCCAGGAGAAAAAGTCAACTTCCTTTGTGGTTGAAGAACCATTTTGTAAGAGAGTAACTTTTTGGGTATAGGGTTCCCTGCCCATATGACCGTAGGCAGCAGTTGGAAGGAAAACAGGATTTTTAAGCCCCAGTCTTTTAATAATAACAGCGGGCCTGAGGTCGAAAATACTTGCAATTTTTGCAGCGATTTCTCCATCGTCCATTTTAACATGTGAAGTGCCAAATGTGCTGACATAAACGCCAACAGGTTTAGCCACGCCAATAGCATAAGCTACCTGTGCCAGAACTTCGTCAGCCACACCTGCTGCCACCATGTTTTTAGCTATATGACGCATGGCGTATGCGGCCGAGCGGTCAACTTTAGAACTGTCTTTACCGGAGAAAGCACCGCCACCATGGGCACCTTTTCCACCGTACGTATCCACAATAATTTTCCGGCCTGTAAGACCTGTGTCTCCATGTGGGCCGCCAATAACAAATTTACCTGTGGGATTAACATAGAGCAGGAATTTATCATCAAATAAAGCCTGTACACGTTTGGGCAATACGGCAATAACTCTTGGCAGAAGGATAGTTCTTACGTCATGCTCAATAGTTTTTAGCATGGCATCATCCTTATCAAAGTTATCGTGTTGTGTAGAAACAACGATAGTATGAATTCTCACAGGCTGTCCGTCGTCTCCGTATTCAATGGTTACCTGTGATTTGGCATCCGGCCGCAGGTACTTCATTACCTTACGTTCACGCCTTATTTGTGCCAGTTCTTTTAACAGGATGTGCGAAAGTTCAAGTGACAATGGCATAAAATTATCCGTTTCACGGCATGCGTAACCGAACATCATACCCTGATCACCGGCACCCTGGTCTTCCTCGTTTCCTCTCTCAACTCCCCTGTTGATATCCTGCGATTGTTCATGAATTGAAGATATTACACCGCAGCTGTCAGCTTCGAACATATAATCGGAATGCACATATCCTATCTTTTTAATTACCTCACGGGCTACCTGTTGCACATCGACGTATGCATTTGTTTTCACTTCACCGCTGAGTACAACGAGGCCTGTAGTTACAAGAGTTTCACAGGCAACTTTAGATTCGGGATCACGACGTAAAAACTCATCAAGGAGCGCATCGGATATTTGATCAGCCACTTTATCAGGATGTCCTTCGGAAACGGATTCGGATGTAAATAAATATGCCATTTAAGTATAAGTTTAAAATTTTACAATGTTGACAAAGATACAAAGAGAAATTAATCAACTGGAATATGTACGTTGCAAGTTGATAAAGGTTAACTTTTAAGAGGTAAGGTCACGAAATACATCCTCCAATCTTTTATCCTGGCGGTGCATGGAAAGAATAATCAATTCGTTTTCAACCGCATATTTAAAAAGGTCACCCCGGATATCTGCGTCGCTCGAAGATTCAATCAGCCATGTATTGTCCTTTAGCTTTTTAATGTTTTTTACCCCTTGAATTTTTTCAATAAGATCCACTTTTAAATTTTGACTGCCAAATTCAACAATAATGGTGTGATTCTGTTCGGAAATATGAACTCCCAGGTTGCCGGTAAGGTCATTGGCCACTACCTGACCTTTATTGAGAATAATCACCCGCCGGCAGATAGCCTCCACCTCCTGCATGATATGGGTAGAAAGGATTACTGTTTTTTCCTTACCTAATTCAGATATCAGGTTCCTGATTTCAATAATCTGGTTAGGATCAAGACCTGTAGTAGGTTCATCAAGAATCAGTATATCCGGATCATGGATGATCGCCTGTGCAAGTCCCACACGTTGTTTATATCCTTTAGAAAGAAGACCTATTTTTTTGTGCATTTCAGCACCCAGTCCGGTCATCTGAATTACTTCGTCAACCCTTTTGACGTTGTTTTTTGCACCATACAAACCTGCAACATGACCGAGGTATTCTTTTACATATAAATCCGTATACAAAGGATTATTTTCGGGAAGATATCCAAGGTGCCGTTTTACTTCATGAGGGTAATTCTTTACTGAAAGGTCATTTATTATAACATCCCCGGAGGTTGGCAGAAGCAAAGAGCAGATAATTTTCATCAGAGTGGACTTACCGGCCCCGTTTGGCCCTATCAGCCCGACTATTTCACCTGAATTTACAGAAAAACTAACATTGTTGAGGGCCAGTTGCTGCCCATAGCTTTTTGTAAGATCTTCAACTGTTACAGACATTGAAACTTAAGTTTTACAGCCAAATATAAGGTATTACTTTTTAATAAACGGTAAAATACTATTTTTGCAGGTTACAATTAAATCTATAACATTCTCATGAGAATTAAAGAGCTGCTACAATCACGTGAATTCGAAGCCGAAGTATTGGTAAAAGGCTGGGTAAGAACAAAACGTGGTAATAAAAATATTTCATTCGTTGCTTTGAACGACGGATCCATTATTCACAATATCCAGGTGGTATTTGATATGAGCCGGTTTGATGAGGAGGTGATGAAGAAAGTTACAACCGGTTCCTGTATCGCTGTTAAAGGAAAACTGATTGAATCGCCGGGGAAAGAGCAGAATGTTGAAGTTCATGCTGATACGCTGGAACTATATGGAACTGCTGATCCTGATCTGTATCCGTTGCAGAAGAAAGGACACACACTCGAATTCCTGCGCGAGATTGCCCATTTAAGACCCCGTACCAATACATTCGGCGCTGTTCTGCGAATAAGGCATGCGATGTCATTTGCCATTCATAAGTATTTCAATGATCATGGGTTTTATTACCTGCACACCCCAATAATTACCGGTTCCGACGCCGAAGGGGCAGGGGAAATGTTCCGGGTTACAACGCTTGATTCCAAAAATCCACCTATGACTCCGGAGGGGAAAGTGGATTTCAGCCAGGACTTTTTCGGCAAAGAAACGAATCTTACTGTTTCGGGCCAGCTTGAGGGAGAACTGGGTGCAATGGCATTGTCACTTATTTATACATTCGGACCTACTTTCAGGGCTGAGAATTCAAATACACCAAGGCATCTTGCCGAGTTCTGGATGATTGAGCCTGAAATGGCGTTTTATGAGATCAATGATAACATGAACCTGGCGGAAGATTTCCTGAAATACCTGATCCGCTATGCCCTTGAAAACTGCAAGGATGACCTGGCTTTCCTTTGTGAAATGTATGACAAGGAATTGCTGACCCGTTTAAATTTTGTAGTAAATAACAGTTTTGAACGGATCACGTATACATCTGCAATTGAAACGCTGACGAAATCGGGAACTGATTTTGAGTTTCCGGTTTCATGGGGAATGGATCTGCAAACAGAGCATGAAAGATATCTTGTTGAAAAGCATTATAAGAAACCTGTGATTGTTACTGATTATCCGATGGCCATCAAGGCATTTTATATGAAACAAAATGATGATGGCAAAACAGTTCGGGGTATGGATGTGTTATTTCCTAAGATTGGTGAGATTATAGGAGGATCGCAACGTGAAGAAAGCCTTGAAAAACTGGAAAGAAGAATTAAAGAATTAAATATTCCGGACAAAGATATGTGGTGGTATATTGATACCAGAAAATTCGGAACTGCTCCGCACAGCGGATTTGGACTCGGATTTGAA
Above is a window of Bacteroidales bacterium DNA encoding:
- a CDS encoding nucleotide sugar dehydrogenase encodes the protein MGIYDKLLNKEAKLSLVGLGYVGLPIALAFAKKISVVGFDINAPRIEMMKKGVDPSDELDAEAFQGTDIEFTTQLDVLKQASFHIVAVPTPIDKHNLPDLNPLLSATRSVAKVLKKGDYVVYESTVYPGTTDEECRDILEGMSGLKCGVDFKLGYSPERINPGDKEHTITTITKIVSGCDQESLEEIAKVYELVVKAGVYKASSIKVAEAAKIIENTQRDVNIALMNELSMIFNKMQINTYEVLEAAGTKWNFLKFYPGLVGGHCIGVDPYYLTFKAAELGHAAQVINSGRAVNDGMGKFIATEVVKKIIKAGKNVLNSKVLVLGATFKENVSDIRNSKVADVVNELKSYGVVVEIIDPYANSEELEKEYGFHLCDKPGNDYAAIIVAVAHNEYINLPEEYFVSHSDKNGIVMDVKGTYRNKINRLTYISL
- the metK gene encoding methionine adenosyltransferase, which encodes MAYLFTSESVSEGHPDKVADQISDALLDEFLRRDPESKVACETLVTTGLVVLSGEVKTNAYVDVQQVAREVIKKIGYVHSDYMFEADSCGVISSIHEQSQDINRGVERGNEEDQGAGDQGMMFGYACRETDNFMPLSLELSHILLKELAQIRRERKVMKYLRPDAKSQVTIEYGDDGQPVRIHTIVVSTQHDNFDKDDAMLKTIEHDVRTILLPRVIAVLPKRVQALFDDKFLLYVNPTGKFVIGGPHGDTGLTGRKIIVDTYGGKGAHGGGAFSGKDSSKVDRSAAYAMRHIAKNMVAAGVADEVLAQVAYAIGVAKPVGVYVSTFGTSHVKMDDGEIAAKIASIFDLRPAVIIKRLGLKNPVFLPTAAYGHMGREPYTQKVTLLQNGSSTTKEVDFFSWEKLDYVDKIKKEFGLK
- a CDS encoding ATP-binding cassette domain-containing protein, with the protein product MSVTVEDLTKSYGQQLALNNVSFSVNSGEIVGLIGPNGAGKSTLMKIICSLLLPTSGDVIINDLSVKNYPHEVKRHLGYLPENNPLYTDLYVKEYLGHVAGLYGAKNNVKRVDEVIQMTGLGAEMHKKIGLLSKGYKQRVGLAQAIIHDPDILILDEPTTGLDPNQIIEIRNLISELGKEKTVILSTHIMQEVEAICRRVIILNKGQVVANDLTGNLGVHISEQNHTIIVEFGSQNLKVDLIEKIQGVKNIKKLKDNTWLIESSSDADIRGDLFKYAVENELIILSMHRQDKRLEDVFRDLTS
- the asnS gene encoding asparagine--tRNA ligase produces the protein MRIKELLQSREFEAEVLVKGWVRTKRGNKNISFVALNDGSIIHNIQVVFDMSRFDEEVMKKVTTGSCIAVKGKLIESPGKEQNVEVHADTLELYGTADPDLYPLQKKGHTLEFLREIAHLRPRTNTFGAVLRIRHAMSFAIHKYFNDHGFYYLHTPIITGSDAEGAGEMFRVTTLDSKNPPMTPEGKVDFSQDFFGKETNLTVSGQLEGELGAMALSLIYTFGPTFRAENSNTPRHLAEFWMIEPEMAFYEINDNMNLAEDFLKYLIRYALENCKDDLAFLCEMYDKELLTRLNFVVNNSFERITYTSAIETLTKSGTDFEFPVSWGMDLQTEHERYLVEKHYKKPVIVTDYPMAIKAFYMKQNDDGKTVRGMDVLFPKIGEIIGGSQREESLEKLERRIKELNIPDKDMWWYIDTRKFGTAPHSGFGLGFERLLLFVTGMSNIRDVIPFPRFPKNAEF